The Poriferisphaera corsica DNA segment AGTGCGAGGAGGCCGGCGAGGATGAAATCGGAGTAGAGGTTGCAGATTGAAGCGATTTGGTTGGGGGGGATTGGCTCGGTGTCGCATTCCCAGATGCGTGTGAAGATGCCGATGATTGCGCAATGGAGACAGTGGAAGAGGTCTTCGACGGGGCGTTTGGGGAAGTCGCCTTCATTGATGCCGCGTTGAAGGACGGAGATGACGAGTTGGTTGATATTGTCTTCGATTTGTTCGATTTGATTGCGTATGTCGGGTGTGAGTTTGGATTTGAAGTTGGGGGCAAAGGCGTGGTGATCGATGGTGCCGATGACGCGGTGGGATTGTTTGTAGGCGAAGGCTTTGGCGATCATGTCTTTGATGATGATGGGGGCGGGTTGATTGAAATTTACGGCTTCAAGTTCGCTAAGGAGCTGTAAGCGGAATCGGATGTAGAGCTTGGCGAGGAGATCTTCTTTGGTGTTGATGTGATTGTAGATGGTGCCCTTGGAGATGCCGGTTTGTTGGGCGATTTGATCGATGGTGATTTGATCGAAAGGTGTGCGATTGAGGCGATGGGTAAGCGCATCAAGGATTTCGCTTTCTCGGCGGACAAAATCACGTTGTTTGTAGGTGGCGAGTGACATGGCGTTCTCCGTGGGCGGGTTATACGAGAGGTCATATTGTGACTGATAGTCATTTGGTGTCAAGAATGGGGGTTTGGGGTAGCTTGTGGTGTTGAAATCGTGCTGAGATGGGGGTGGGAATACGGATTTGGGAGTGGTGGGAGGGGCAACAAAAAAGCAGCCTTAGAAGGCTGCTTTAGGATTATGATGCTTGGTTTGTGGCTTAGTGTTTGCTGCGTAGTAATGCGAGTGAGCCGAGGCTGAGGAGAGCAAGTGAGGCGGGTTCGGGGATGGCTGAGTATGAGACGTTGTCGATGTGAAGTTCTTGTCCACCGATGGAGAAATTGTTGATGGGGCCAGTGAAGGTGAAGGAGCCGGTGGTTAGGCTGGGGTGGTGGAGATGAATGTAATAAATCTATTTATGAGTTAGATTGAATTGTGAATGATGACGGCGACGGATGAGGGTGAGAGAAGCGAGTGTAAGGAACGCGAGGGATGTGGGTTCGGGGATTTCGGTGAAGGTGATAGAATCGATATAGAGGTTGGATGAGCCGAAGGAGAGGCTGAGGATTTGGTCGACGGGAGAGGTGGGTGTGATTGTTAGTGTACCGGTGTATTGGTTGCCTGAGGTGTTATGGATGGTATTGGTTAGCGTTGCGCCGTTGTGATTCCATGGAGAGAA contains these protein-coding regions:
- a CDS encoding TetR/AcrR family transcriptional regulator; this translates as MSLATYKQRDFVRRESEILDALTHRLNRTPFDQITIDQIAQQTGISKGTIYNHINTKEDLLAKLYIRFRLQLLSELEAVNFNQPAPIIIKDMIAKAFAYKQSHRVIGTIDHHAFAPNFKSKLTPDIRNQIEQIEDNINQLVISVLQRGINEGDFPKRPVEDLFHCLHCAIIGIFTRIWECDTEPIPPNQIASICNLYSDFILAGLLALDD
- a CDS encoding PEP-CTERM sorting domain-containing protein, whose product is MYYIHLHHPSLTTGSFTFTGPINNFSIGGQELHIDNVSYSAIPEPASLALLSLGSLALLRSKH